GGGTTACCTGAGCAAGCCGCTGACGTCGTCCCAGGTGGCGTCGCAGCTCTCAGGGTTTCTGGGAGTGGTGCATTAGGAACCTGCAGGGTACCGAGCCATCCGCCGATTGCGTTTGACGGTGGCTCACGGTGCAAACTGCCCGCCGCGGGGCCCCATGGGGCGCGGGGTAACGGTGTAACTGCTTGTAAATACAGGCAGATGCATTTGGTACGCTTCGTGCTTTTGATTTGTCAGCCTCGGGGTGGGAACTCAGGCAGCACCGTCAACGAGAAGGATGGCGCAAAGATGAGCAAGTGGAGAGACACCGACTACTCGAGCATCGTGATCGGCGGTGCCGAAGACCAGGACGTTGTGATGACGTCGGTTGAGGCCGCCGAGTATCTGAAGATGCACGTGAAGACCGTGTGCCGGCTCGCCAAGGAACGCAAGATTCCGGCGAAGAAGGTTGGCAGCGAGTGGAGGTTCCTGAAGAGCGTGCTCGACAAGTGGTTGGCGCAAGAGGTCGTGTAACGACCGAAAGGTTCCTCCGAACTCCATCGCGCCCTCGGGCGATGCGTGCCGGGAGTCCTCATGCCGCCAAAGACAACGATCGAGAAGCTCTCGTCGTCCGTACCGGACGTCACAGTATTCAAGATCACGGGGACTCTCGGCTTCCACGAAAAGACAGTTCTGGAACGTCTGTTCAACGAGTGCAACCGGCGGGGGTTGGCTCGTGTCCTCTTTGAGGTTTCCGAGCTCGAGTCCCTGGGAGGCGGTTGCGCCAGCATCATTCGCGATGAGGCCAAGCAGGGCCGCATCGCGATTGGTCTGGTAGGGGCCCGTCGCACCGTTCTCAAGTTCCTCAAGAAAGAAGACGCACCGCGCATCGTGGTGGCGGAGTCGGTCGACGAGGCCACCCCGCACGTGCTGCGCATGGCGCTGGCCCACGAGGCGCACGCCGACCCGGACGTGGACTCCGACGACGCGCTGCTGTCCAACCTGGAGGAGATCCTCGAGCTGGGCGACGCGCCCGCCGACGAGGAAGACGCGGAGGTGGCGCTGGACGCCGAGAACGCCGAAGCCGGGGTGGACGTCCGGGCCGAACCCGAACCCGCGCCGGAAGCGCCGCAGCCCGAGCCGGAGCAACCGCGCAGACGGTCACCCGCCGAGCGGCGCGCGGCGGAAGCGGCCGGCGAGGAGTCGGCGGCGGCCCCGAAGGCGCCCGCCGGCGCGGAAGCGCCCTCCAAGGACCTGCAGAAGCGGGTGGTGCAGTACAACACCCTCTTCTCCATCAACTCCGAGTTCCACCGCTTCCAGGACCGCAAGAGCCTGCTGGACGCGTTCCTGCTCACCGCCATCGCCCAGTTCGGCGTGGAGAGCGCGGTGTTCATGGAGCGCAACCGCGGCTACTTCGTGCCCGTCGCCATGAAGGGCATCGAGCCCGGTGAGCTGCGCGGCTTCGCGGTGTCCGAGGAGCAGCTCAAGATCAAGACCTGGAAGAAGGAAGTGGAAGTGCAGACGGTGGAGAAGTCGCGCTTCGGCGACGACGTCAAGGCGCCGCTGCTGGCGCTGGGCTGCACCTACGTGGTGCCCTTCATCGTCCACGGCGACATCCGCGGCATCGTGCTGCTGGGACGGCCCATCAAGAACGAACTGGACGCCAGCAACACCGAGTTCCTCAAGATCATGATCAACCAGGCCGCCATCGCCTACGAGAGCATGTCGCGCTTCGAGGAGGAGAACGAGCGCACGCTGGGTATCGTGCAGACGCTGATCTCCCTCATCGAGGAGAACACGCTGGCCCGCGGCAACACCAACCTGGTGACCAACTACGTCTTCGCGCTGGCCACGCGCCAGCACTACCCGCAGGAATACCTGCGCGATCTCATGTACGGAACGGTGCTGCGCGACATCGGCATGATCAAGGTCAGCGATCTCATCGTGCGCAGCCCGCGCGAACTCATGCCCGAAGAGTGGGAGATCATCAAGCAGCACCCCACCGACGGCTCCAAGATGCTGACCAACATGAAGTTCTCCAGCCACGTGACCGACATCGTGCTGCACCACCACGAGCGCTTCAACGGTGAGGGTTACCCAAACGGCAAACAGGGGCAGGATATCCCGCTGGGCGCGCGCATCGTTTCGGTGGTGGAGAGTTACGCGGCCATGCTGCAGGAGCGACCCACCCGGCCCGCATTGTCCCGCGAGGAGGCGTTGAACACGCTCAAGGAAAACTGGGGCATGCGTTACGACCCCGAGGTGGTGCGCGGTTTCATTGAACTTCTGGAGGAGGAGATCCGGTCCGGCAAGAATCTGCACGAGAAGAAGTTTGCCATGTTCAGTGTTTGAGGGGAGACATGAGCACACCCATACTGATCGTCGATGACGATCCAAAAATACTCGAAGTGGTCGGGGTATCGCTGGAGCGCCGCGGCTACGACGTGCGCACCGCGCGCAGCGGCCGCGAGGCACTGCGGCGGGCCGCGGAGACGCCACCGGACCTGGTCATCCTGGACCTTGGCCTGCCCGATATGAACGGCATGCAGGTGCTGGCGCGCGTGCGCGAGGGCGGCAATCCGCCGGTGCTGTTCCTCTCCGCCGAGACCGACGTGGGCGTGCGCCTGGAGGCGCTGAGCCGTGGCGCCGAGGACTTCCTGGTCAAGCCCATCTCCCTGGAGGAACTCCACGCCAAGATTACAGGCTGTCTCAAGCGCCACGCGCGCCTGCGCTCGCTGGGAGAACGCAACCAGGTGCTCGAAGCGGAATTGGAAAAGGGCGCGGAGAAGGCGGCGCGGGAATTCAAGCGCCACCTGCTCTCCATGCGCACGTTGCTGTCCATGTCCCACGACCTCAACCGGGCCATGCAATCCGACGAGCTGGTCAAGGTGGCGTCACTGACGCTGCTGGGCGAGTTGAAGGTGTCGAGCATGGCGCTGTTCGGGGTGGAGCGCGAGAACGCCCCGGACTTTCGCCTGCTGGGCGTGAAGGGCTTCGATGCAAAGCGCTTCGACGGCATGACCGTGGCGCGAACCTCGCCGTTCACGGAAATGCTCGCCCAGGAGACGCACGCGGTGCGCATC
This DNA window, taken from Candidatus Krumholzibacteriia bacterium, encodes the following:
- a CDS encoding helix-turn-helix domain-containing protein, giving the protein MSKWRDTDYSSIVIGGAEDQDVVMTSVEAAEYLKMHVKTVCRLAKERKIPAKKVGSEWRFLKSVLDKWLAQEVV
- a CDS encoding HD domain-containing protein; its protein translation is MPPKTTIEKLSSSVPDVTVFKITGTLGFHEKTVLERLFNECNRRGLARVLFEVSELESLGGGCASIIRDEAKQGRIAIGLVGARRTVLKFLKKEDAPRIVVAESVDEATPHVLRMALAHEAHADPDVDSDDALLSNLEEILELGDAPADEEDAEVALDAENAEAGVDVRAEPEPAPEAPQPEPEQPRRRSPAERRAAEAAGEESAAAPKAPAGAEAPSKDLQKRVVQYNTLFSINSEFHRFQDRKSLLDAFLLTAIAQFGVESAVFMERNRGYFVPVAMKGIEPGELRGFAVSEEQLKIKTWKKEVEVQTVEKSRFGDDVKAPLLALGCTYVVPFIVHGDIRGIVLLGRPIKNELDASNTEFLKIMINQAAIAYESMSRFEEENERTLGIVQTLISLIEENTLARGNTNLVTNYVFALATRQHYPQEYLRDLMYGTVLRDIGMIKVSDLIVRSPRELMPEEWEIIKQHPTDGSKMLTNMKFSSHVTDIVLHHHERFNGEGYPNGKQGQDIPLGARIVSVVESYAAMLQERPTRPALSREEALNTLKENWGMRYDPEVVRGFIELLEEEIRSGKNLHEKKFAMFSV